Proteins encoded together in one uncultured Desulfosarcina sp. window:
- the clsB gene encoding cardiolipin synthase ClsB encodes MMPNNQITLFQNGKAYFPALEAALDLATHEIYLETYIFEDDTTGRRIAEALRRAALRGVKTHLLIDGFGSFSLPETMVDFLEAAGVWVLKFRPKTSPWTLRRRRLRRLHRKIVVVDRTIAFVGGMNIIDHMDIHRQTSTRFDYAVRVNGPLVKEIHDSARRVWSRVAWTRLSPGWDEDNDRQESSIEPKGSMRSAFLVRNNIRHRRDIENAYVQAIEQARYEIVIASAYFLPGLNFRHALLDAAGRGVRVVLLLQGRRDHPLLHYASHALYGSFLDAGIEIHEYCKSMMHAKVAVVDEHWATVGSSNLDPFSLLLSMEANIVVDDGSFALELKHSLEQAIKTDARRILENGWRTKSTKLRLVNWLSYGVVRFMIGIAGYAPGIKPGQAKQK; translated from the coding sequence ATGATGCCGAACAACCAGATCACCCTGTTTCAAAACGGCAAGGCCTATTTCCCGGCACTCGAAGCAGCGTTAGACCTGGCAACACATGAAATCTATCTGGAAACCTATATCTTCGAAGATGACACGACCGGGCGACGCATTGCCGAAGCCCTCAGGCGGGCGGCCTTACGGGGTGTAAAAACCCACCTGCTGATTGATGGATTCGGCTCGTTCAGTTTGCCGGAAACCATGGTCGATTTTCTTGAGGCGGCCGGCGTATGGGTGCTGAAGTTCCGGCCCAAGACTTCGCCCTGGACGCTGCGGCGGCGACGGTTGCGTCGCTTGCATCGAAAGATCGTGGTCGTGGACAGGACGATCGCTTTTGTCGGCGGCATGAATATCATCGATCATATGGACATTCATCGTCAGACATCGACGCGCTTTGACTACGCGGTAAGGGTGAACGGGCCGCTGGTGAAAGAAATTCATGATTCCGCCCGTCGGGTGTGGTCCCGGGTGGCTTGGACTCGCTTGTCTCCTGGCTGGGATGAGGACAATGACAGACAGGAGTCTTCAATTGAACCCAAGGGTTCGATGCGCTCGGCTTTTCTGGTACGCAACAACATCCGCCACCGCCGCGATATCGAAAATGCCTATGTGCAGGCGATCGAACAGGCGCGATACGAAATTGTTATTGCCAGTGCCTACTTTTTGCCAGGATTGAATTTCCGACATGCGCTTTTGGATGCGGCCGGGCGGGGAGTCCGGGTGGTTTTGCTGTTGCAGGGAAGGAGGGATCACCCCTTGCTGCATTATGCCTCCCATGCACTCTATGGCAGTTTTCTCGATGCTGGGATCGAGATCCATGAATATTGCAAAAGCATGATGCACGCCAAAGTCGCTGTGGTCGATGAGCATTGGGCCACGGTGGGATCTTCAAACCTCGACCCTTTCAGCCTGCTGCTGTCTATGGAGGCAAATATTGTCGTTGATGACGGAAGTTTTGCTCTGGAATTAAAACATAGCCTGGAACAGGCAATCAAAACGGATGCGCGCCGGATCCTTGAGAACGGCTGGAGAACGAAATCAACAAAACTGCGTCTGGTGAATTGGCTAAGCTATGGCGTGGTGCGATTCATGATCGGAATCGCCGGGTATGCCCCGGGGATAAAACCAGGTCAGGCAAAGCAAAAATAA
- the ftsH gene encoding ATP-dependent zinc metalloprotease FtsH: MRKMKVASNGDKDPIANLKEKLRGLFGFGDHPKNNNTLPPKRRFNIWYLLMAVLFFSYLQPFLFSEKVETIPYSKFKKAIADGTVDKLIIGPENITGTLAGSSNQTFKTIRIDDPGLVKELDERSISYSGQYENKFLGSLLSWVLPLGLFYLIWRFTMKKMGPGMGVMSFSKSKAKIFAESETKVTFEDAAGIDEAKEELQEVVEFLSTPEKSKKLGGRIPKGVLLVGPPGTGKTLLARAVAGEAKVPFFSISGSEFVEMFVGVGAARVRDLFSQAAAQAPCIIFIDELDALGKARGMNVMGGHDEREQTLNQLLVEMDGFETNKGVIIMAATNRPEILDPALLRPGRFDRQVLVDRPDINGREAILKIHSRNVVLGSEVDLRLIAGRTPGFVGADLANIINEAALLAARNDKETVELTDFDEAIDRVVAGLQKKNRVMNPKEKEIVAFHESGHAIVAESVEHADPVHKISIIPRGIAALGYTQQQPTEDRYLMTRAELLDRLAVLLGGRVAEELVFDEISTGAQNDLQRATDIARSMVAEYGMSDRLGLVSYERPRQAMFLPDNFSSAKQYSEAKAAQIDDEVSRFVDEAHQRVRKILSARRPVLDDLARLLSLNESVQGDELRQMLSAAKPVTTTMAS; encoded by the coding sequence ATGAGGAAAATGAAGGTGGCATCCAATGGAGACAAAGACCCCATCGCTAATCTGAAGGAAAAGCTACGAGGTCTCTTTGGTTTCGGTGATCATCCGAAAAATAACAACACGTTGCCGCCGAAAAGGCGTTTCAACATCTGGTATCTCCTGATGGCCGTACTCTTTTTTTCTTATCTGCAGCCTTTCTTGTTTTCTGAAAAAGTGGAAACGATCCCGTACAGCAAGTTCAAAAAAGCCATCGCCGACGGAACCGTTGATAAATTGATCATTGGACCGGAGAACATCACCGGAACGCTGGCAGGATCATCAAACCAAACCTTCAAGACCATTCGGATCGACGACCCCGGTCTGGTGAAGGAACTGGACGAGCGCAGCATCAGTTATTCCGGTCAATACGAGAACAAATTTTTAGGCAGTCTTCTCTCCTGGGTTCTCCCTTTGGGCCTTTTTTACCTGATCTGGCGATTTACAATGAAAAAAATGGGGCCGGGCATGGGGGTGATGTCTTTCAGCAAGAGCAAAGCCAAGATTTTCGCCGAGAGCGAGACCAAGGTCACGTTCGAAGATGCCGCCGGCATCGACGAAGCCAAAGAAGAGCTGCAGGAGGTGGTCGAATTTCTAAGCACCCCGGAAAAATCCAAGAAACTGGGGGGAAGGATACCCAAAGGGGTGCTTCTGGTCGGCCCGCCGGGAACCGGCAAAACCCTTCTGGCAAGGGCGGTGGCCGGGGAAGCCAAAGTGCCTTTTTTCAGCATCAGCGGGTCCGAGTTTGTGGAGATGTTTGTCGGTGTGGGTGCGGCCCGCGTTCGCGATCTTTTCTCCCAGGCCGCGGCGCAAGCGCCCTGTATCATCTTCATTGACGAGCTTGATGCCTTGGGCAAGGCGCGGGGCATGAATGTGATGGGCGGACATGACGAACGCGAGCAGACGCTTAACCAACTTCTGGTGGAGATGGACGGGTTCGAAACCAATAAGGGGGTCATCATCATGGCCGCGACCAACCGGCCGGAAATTCTCGATCCGGCGTTGCTGCGGCCGGGCCGATTCGACCGGCAGGTGCTGGTGGACCGGCCGGACATCAATGGACGGGAAGCCATCTTGAAAATTCACTCCCGGAATGTGGTCCTGGGCTCCGAAGTCGACCTGCGTCTGATCGCCGGCCGCACGCCCGGGTTTGTGGGGGCCGACCTGGCCAATATCATCAATGAAGCCGCGTTGCTGGCCGCCCGCAACGATAAGGAAACGGTTGAGTTGACGGATTTCGACGAGGCCATCGACCGGGTGGTGGCGGGTCTTCAGAAGAAAAACCGGGTGATGAATCCCAAGGAGAAGGAAATTGTCGCTTTCCATGAGTCCGGACATGCAATTGTAGCCGAGTCCGTCGAGCACGCCGACCCCGTGCATAAAATCTCGATCATCCCCCGCGGGATTGCAGCGCTGGGCTACACCCAGCAGCAGCCCACCGAGGACCGCTACCTGATGACCCGCGCGGAGCTGCTGGACCGGTTGGCCGTGCTCCTGGGCGGTCGCGTGGCCGAGGAACTCGTTTTCGACGAAATTTCCACCGGGGCCCAGAACGACCTGCAGCGGGCGACGGACATTGCCCGATCCATGGTCGCGGAATATGGCATGAGCGACCGCCTGGGGCTGGTGAGCTACGAGCGACCGCGCCAGGCGATGTTTCTTCCGGATAATTTTTCTTCTGCTAAACAGTACAGTGAAGCCAAAGCCGCCCAGATCGATGACGAGGTTTCCCGGTTTGTCGATGAGGCGCATCAGCGTGTGCGAAAAATCCTCTCGGCGCGGCGACCTGTTCTAGATGATCTGGCCCGCCTCCTTTCGCTGAATGAAAGTGTACAGGGTGATGAACTCAGGCAGATGCTGTCGGCCGCAAAACCTGTAACGACAACAATGGCATCCTGA
- the hflC gene encoding protease modulator HflC, translated as MKFTLKAVITAIAVVIVIVLYGGLYTLEEGLQAIVVQFGRPVGDPVTEAGLHMKLPFVQEVRRFEKRLLVWDGDPNQVPTKGREFIWVDTTARWRIADAKKFLENVASEEGAQSRLNDILDSVVRDQVSSSELVELVRSASWEVPEDEALKEVPKEREEELKREIARGREEITRTILTEARKIIPQYGIELVDVRIKRLDYVESVREKVYERMISERKRIAAQFRSEGEGRSAEILGTMEKELRQIRSTAYRRVQEVQGQADADATHIYGQAYNKDPEFYAFLRTLESYKEKTNMNSVLILTTDSDFYHYIKQASPEKGWDR; from the coding sequence ATGAAGTTCACCTTGAAAGCAGTAATCACCGCGATAGCCGTGGTGATCGTTATCGTGCTCTATGGGGGTCTATATACATTGGAAGAGGGTCTTCAGGCCATTGTCGTCCAGTTTGGCCGGCCGGTGGGGGATCCGGTGACCGAGGCGGGACTGCATATGAAACTGCCTTTTGTGCAGGAGGTCCGGCGATTCGAAAAGCGTCTGCTTGTATGGGACGGCGATCCCAACCAGGTTCCCACCAAGGGGCGCGAGTTCATCTGGGTGGACACCACGGCCCGATGGCGGATCGCCGACGCGAAAAAATTTCTGGAGAATGTGGCCAGCGAAGAGGGTGCCCAGTCGCGCCTGAACGATATTCTCGATTCGGTGGTGCGCGACCAGGTGTCGAGCAGCGAACTCGTTGAACTTGTAAGAAGCGCATCGTGGGAGGTTCCCGAGGACGAGGCCCTGAAGGAGGTGCCAAAGGAACGCGAAGAGGAGCTTAAAAGGGAGATTGCCCGCGGCAGGGAGGAGATCACCCGAACGATACTGACGGAAGCGCGGAAGATTATCCCGCAATACGGCATCGAACTGGTGGATGTGCGCATCAAGCGCCTGGATTACGTGGAAAGTGTCCGCGAAAAGGTATACGAGCGCATGATTTCCGAGCGCAAACGCATCGCAGCGCAGTTCCGCTCCGAAGGCGAGGGGCGCAGCGCCGAGATTCTCGGTACAATGGAGAAAGAGCTGCGCCAGATCCGTTCCACCGCTTACCGTCGCGTCCAGGAGGTCCAGGGCCAGGCCGACGCGGACGCCACGCACATTTATGGCCAGGCATACAACAAGGACCCAGAATTTTATGCTTTCTTGCGCACCCTCGAAAGCTACAAGGAGAAAACCAATATGAACTCCGTTTTGATTCTCACCACTGATAGTGATTTCTATCATTATATCAAACAGGCGAGCCCCGAAAAAGGGTGGGACCGATGA
- the hflK gene encoding FtsH protease activity modulator HflK, with product MTEQNQPPGGSKETLDDVLNKILQQFKRFKGGPVFILVAGLVVVVLWTAWFTVQPEETGIVQRFGKVMRTAGPGLHFKLPYGIEKVRLLPTARVLKEEFGFRTVSVSTIPGEKTRYDTSGTHKDESLMLTGDLNVIDVQWIVQYRIEDPIHYLFQVRDTSKTIRDTTEAVMRRAVGNRLGSDVLTTGRVAVASEAKTEIQKILTTYKSGVRLVTVELQDVTPPDTVKPAFNEVNESRQDRERTINRAQEQANREIPKARGVATQRISEAEGYALERVNRAQGEATRFEAILGQYEQAPKVTRRRLYLEAMTGFLSDMKGLYIVDQDQKAMVPWLPLASDAQPSTQGSQP from the coding sequence ATGACAGAACAGAATCAACCCCCAGGGGGATCCAAAGAGACGTTGGATGACGTGCTGAATAAAATTCTACAGCAGTTTAAAAGATTCAAAGGCGGTCCTGTCTTCATTCTTGTCGCCGGTTTGGTGGTGGTGGTCTTATGGACCGCATGGTTCACCGTCCAACCGGAGGAGACGGGGATTGTACAGCGTTTCGGCAAGGTCATGCGCACGGCCGGTCCGGGGCTGCATTTCAAATTGCCCTATGGCATCGAAAAGGTCCGTCTGCTGCCCACGGCTCGCGTGCTCAAAGAAGAGTTCGGCTTTCGAACGGTCTCGGTTTCCACCATTCCCGGTGAAAAGACCCGCTATGATACGAGCGGCACCCACAAGGACGAGTCGCTGATGCTCACCGGAGATTTGAACGTTATCGATGTTCAGTGGATCGTCCAGTACCGCATCGAAGACCCGATCCACTACCTGTTTCAGGTCCGCGACACATCGAAAACCATCCGCGACACTACCGAGGCGGTCATGCGCCGCGCGGTCGGCAACCGTCTGGGCAGCGATGTATTGACCACCGGACGGGTGGCGGTGGCCAGTGAAGCCAAAACCGAAATCCAGAAAATCCTGACAACCTATAAGTCCGGCGTGCGTCTGGTTACCGTGGAACTTCAGGATGTGACTCCGCCGGATACCGTAAAACCGGCCTTTAATGAAGTCAACGAGTCGCGCCAGGACAGAGAGCGAACGATTAATAGAGCCCAGGAACAGGCCAACCGGGAAATCCCCAAAGCCCGAGGGGTGGCCACACAACGCATCAGCGAGGCCGAAGGTTACGCGCTGGAACGCGTCAACCGGGCCCAAGGAGAAGCCACCCGTTTTGAGGCCATTTTAGGACAATACGAACAGGCGCCGAAGGTTACGCGCCGGCGACTGTATCTGGAGGCCATGACCGGTTTCCTGTCGGACATGAAAGGACTTTATATCGTGGACCAGGACCAGAAGGCGATGGTGCCGTGGTTGCCACTGGCGTCCGACGCGCAACCTTCAACGCAAGGGAGTCAACCATGA